One window of Trifolium pratense cultivar HEN17-A07 linkage group LG5, ARS_RC_1.1, whole genome shotgun sequence genomic DNA carries:
- the LOC123884965 gene encoding uncharacterized protein LOC123884965 has protein sequence MLTTNLHRTFLYLKNLTFPPKPYQYPSQLSPHFCTNTSEDSTTFAVSYLINNFGFSPQSASKLCSTYHLSFKTAQKPDSVITFFRTNGFSNSQLRDIIAKLPGLLSCNPSIRVLPKFQFLLSKGASNSDIVNLVSKNPRILSTSVENHIVPTYELLYRFLQSDMDIIASAIRYPALLCEHRVPHNITILVENGVADSSIAKLLRRNSWVFLKCEMLNLVEELKNLGFNPSKTTFGVALEAKLTVNKTLWKEKVDAFKKWGWSDEDAHEAFRKKPHCMLVSINKINSVMSFWVNQLGWDALALAKGPSVLSNSLEKSIIPRASVVQFLLKKGLRKKDASLTCPFVVSEQVFLDTCVKRFKEETSYLLKLYEEKLSLAQTRDKTGMS, from the coding sequence ATGTTAACTACAAATCTTCATAGAACTTTTCTCTATCTCAAAAACCTAACTTTCCCACCAAAACCTTACCAATACCCATCACAATTATCTCCACATTTTTGCACCAACACTTCAGAAGATTCAACCACTTTTGCAGTCTCCTACCTCATAAACAATTTTGGGTTCTCCCCACAATCTGCATCCAAACTTTGCTCAACCTACCATCTTAGTTTTAAGACTGCCCAAAAACCTGATTCTGTTATCACATTCTTTAGAACCAATGGTTTCTCTAACTCCCAACTACGCGATATCATTGCAAAGTTACCAGGGCTACTTTCCTGCAACCCCTCCATAAGGGTATTgccaaagtttcaatttttactcTCCAAAGGTGCTTCTAACTCTGACATTGTTAACCTTGTCAGTAAGAATCCCAGAATCTTGTCTACAAGCGTGGAGAATCATATAGTCCCAACCTATGAATTGCTTTATAGATTCTTGCAATCAGACATGGACATTATTGCTAGTGCAATACGATATCCAGCTTTACTTTGTGAGCATCGTGTGCCACACAACATCACAATCTTGGTTGAGAATGGAGTTGCAGACTCGAGCATTGCAAAATTGCTTCGGAGGAATAGTTGGGTATTCCTGAAATGTGAGATGCTGAATTTAGTGGAGGAATTAAAGAATTTAGGGTTTAATCCTTCAAAAACAACTTTTGGTGTAGCGTTGGAAGCCAAACTAACTGTAAACAAAACATTGTGGAAAGAAAAAGTCGATGCTTTTAAGAAGTGGGGGTGGTCTGATGAAGATGCTCATGAAGCATTTAGAAAGAAACCTCACTGTATGTTGGTAtccattaataaaattaattcagTGATGAGCTTTTGGGTCAATCAATTGGGTTGGGATGCGCTTGCCCTTGCAAAAGGACCGTCGGTTTTATCGAATAGTTTGGAAAAAAGTATCATTCCAAGGGCCTCAGTTGTGCAATTTCTGCTGAAGAAAGGTTTGCGAAAAAAGGATGCAAGCTTAACTTGTCCATTTGTAGTGTCTGAGCAGGTGTTTCTTGATACGTGTGTAAAACGTTTTAAGGAGGAGACATCTTATCTATTAAAGctttatgaagaaaaattgaGTCTTGCACAAACCAGGGACAAAACCGGCATGTCATGA